A part of Gouania willdenowi chromosome 2, fGouWil2.1, whole genome shotgun sequence genomic DNA contains:
- the LOC114474102 gene encoding sodium/hydrogen exchanger 2-like: MWARSGSSWFALLLVFSCYAGGKPELEVSKPSPPTNLQNVKPFHDGDHEPQAYPEEEERGRLPVFTMDYPRIQVPFEFTLWVLLASFSKIGFNIYHKITIWIPESCLLISIGLIVGAIMHSVKEEPPAVLDTDVFFLYMLPPIVLDNGYFMPTRPFYENVGTVLWYAVVGTLWNSVGIGLSLYAICQFEVFGVQDINLQENLLFASIISAVDPVAALNVFEDIGVNEQIYIVIFGEGLFNDAVTVVLYNMFTFLADMPVVESSDVFLGMARFLVVGVGGVLFGLLFGFVAAFTTRFTHKTRSIEPLFVFMFSYLAYLVAELFAISSVLAIIMCAVTMKYYVEENVSQRSCTTIRHVVKMLATISETLIFFFLGVVTITTEHEWNWAYILFTLLFAFVWRGIGILVLTQIVNPFRTITFNFKDQFGLAYGGLRGAICFALVFTLPENFSRKNLFVTASIAIIIFTVFIQGISIRPIVEYINIRRTNKDLKTINVEVHSRMMEHVVSGVEDLCGQWSHYYWKDKFKKFNDRILRRILLRDNRAESSIVSLYKKLELQSAIDLLDTPMGDLSAAPSIVSLHDEKRDSSRPKKKFLAADVRKMHDILAKNMYKIRQKTTAYTNRYNLPDNSQTREILIRRHASIRRSLGSGSLRELPSNSVPRSQKYYSLQPGSDLESAFPLRRRSHALDEVDRLSHRSSSHSVAPMRRLDIIREQTVPGGPPPLERGGAAGSVRGRKPPVPAPRRSLRRGREESVDSEPGGAEEGTGEPLLRSPSSAARDST; this comes from the exons ATGTGGGCACGATCCGGTTCTTCGTGGTTTGCTCTTCTCCTCGTTTTCTCCTGCTACGCTGGCGGGAAACCTGAGCTCGAGGTGTCAAAACCCTCTCCTCCAACAAACCTTCAGAACGTCAAACCTTTCCACGATGGAGACCATGAGCCCCAGGCGTACcccgaggaggaggagagaggaaGGCTTCCCGTTTTCACCATGGACTACCCTCGTATCCAGGTTCCCTTTGAGTTCACTCTGTGGGTGCTACTGGCATCCTTCTCCAAAATCG GTTTCAATATTTACCATAAAATCACCATCTGGATCCCGGAGTCTTGCCTTCTGATCAGCATCGGGCTAATCGTCGGTGCCATCATGCACTCTGTGAAAGAAGAGCCTCCTGCTGTTCTGGACACTGACGTCTTCTTCCTCTACATGCTGCCTCCCATTGTGCTGGACAACGGCTACTTCATGCCAACCCGACCCTTCTACGAGAATGTGGGCACGGTGCTTTGGTACGCCGTGGTGGGAACGCTGTGGAACAGCGTAGGAATCGGCCTGTCGCTGTACGCCATCTGTCAGTTTGAAGTGTTTGGAGTTCAGGATATAAACCTGCAG GAGAACCTGCTGTTTGCGTCCATCATCTCTGCGGTGGATCCTGTAGCTGCTCTCAACGTGTTCGAGGACATCGGCGTCAACGAGCAGATTTACATCGTCATTTTTGGAGAAGGACTCTTTAATGACGCCGTCACGGTG GTGCTGTATAACATGTTCACCTTCCTGGCCGACATGCCAGTGGTGGAGTCATCAGATGTCTTCCTGGGCATGGCTCGCTTCCTGGTGGTCGGAGTGGGCGGAGTCCTGTTTGGTCTGCTGTTCGGCTTTGTCGCGGCCTTCACGACGCGCTTCACTCACAAGACGCGCTCCATCGAGCCGCTCTTTGTCTTCATGTTCAGCTACCTGGCCTACCTGGTGGCCGAGCTCTTCGCCATCTCCAGCGTGTTGGC CATCATTATGTGCGCTGTCACCATGAAGTACTACGTGGAAGAGAACGTGTCCCAGAGGTCATGCACAACCATCCGACACGTGGTCAAGATGTTGGCCACCATCTCCGAGACCctcatcttcttcttcctggGTGTGGTTACCATAACAACGGAGCATGAGTGGAACTGGGCCTACATCCTGTTCACGTTACTGTTTGCGTTTGTCTGGAGAGGCATCG GCATCCTGGTTCTGACCCAGATCGTCAACCCATTCAGGACCATCACCTTTAACTTCAAAGACCAGTTTGGACTGGCCTATGGTGGCCTGCGAGGGGCCATCTGCTTCGCCCTGGTCTTCACTCTACCTGAGAACTTCAGCAGAAAGAATCTCTTTGTCACCGCCTCCATCGCCATTATTATCTTCACTGTCTTCATACAG GGAATTAGCATCCGGCCCATCGTGGAGTACATCAACATTCGCAGGACGAACAAAGACCTGAAAACCATCAACGTGGAAGTCCACTCCAGG ATGATGGAGCATGTGGTCAGTGGCGTTGAGGATCTGTGTGGCCAGTGGAGTCATTACTATTGGAAAGACAA GTTTAAGAAGTTCAATGATCGCATCCTGAGGCGGATCCTGCTGCGGGACAACAGGGCAGAGTCCAGCATTGTGTCGCTGTACAAGAAGCTGGAGCTGCAAAGTGCCATCGACCTGCTGGACACGCCAATGGGAGACCTCAGTGCAGCGCCCTCTATAGTGTCCCTTCA CGATGAAAAAAGAGATTCATCTCGACCGAAAAAGAAGTTCCTGGCTGCTGACGTGAGGAAGATGCACGACATTCTGGCAAAGAATATGTACAAGATCAGACAGAAG ACGACTGCTTACACAAACAGATACAACCTGCCTGACAACAGCCAAACCCGAGAGATCCTGATCCGCCGCCACGCCAGTATCAGGCGCAGCCTCGGATCCGGGAGTTTAAGGGAGCTG CCATCCAACAGTGTTCCCAGATCCCAAAAGTACTATTCCCTCCAACCTGGTAGTGACCTGGAGTCTGCCTTTCCCCTCAGAAGACGAAGCCATG CTCTGGATGAGGTGGATCGTCTCTCACATCGCTCTTCGTCCCACTCTGTGGCACCCATGAGGAGGCTGGACATCATCAGAGAGCAGACAGTCCCTGGGGGCCCGCCTCCTCTGGAACGAGGAGGAGCTGCCGGGAGTGTCAGAGGTAGGAAACCTCCGGTTCCTGCCCCCAGGAGAAGCTTACGTCGAGGGCGTGAGGAGAGCGTAGACTCAGAGCCTGGTGGAGCAGAGGAGGGGACGGGAGAACCTTTACTCAGAAGTCCGTCTTCTGCAGCCCGAGACTCAACATAA